The following coding sequences lie in one Monomorium pharaonis isolate MP-MQ-018 chromosome 1, ASM1337386v2, whole genome shotgun sequence genomic window:
- the LOC118647376 gene encoding uncharacterized protein LOC118647376, translating to MPALGFIHIRSRQALRTAQRYPDTFPRLNRNAYVPLPANICYRCGIITTRTIVHVRGYVDVAYNKFKIQSKRGMNQLYNNWLWRENGKDENEEEDDLFDLFDLRYLFGEERVEEIEMECDWKYDMFAKNLVKWIDMIYDRN from the exons ATGCCAGCGTTGGGCTTTATTCATATAAGAAGCCGGCAGGCGCTGCGCACAGCGCAGCGCTACCCCGATACATTTCCACGCCTCAACAGAAATGCCTACGTGCCCTTACCAGCGAACATC TGTTACCGTTGCGGAATCATAACCACACGCACGATCGTCCACGTCCGCGGTTACGTGGACGTGgcatacaataaatttaaaatacaaagcaAGCGAGGCATGAAtcaactttataataattggttATGGcgcgaaaatggaaaagatGAGAACGAAGAGGAGGACGATTTGTTCGATCTGTTCGATTTGCGATATCTCTTTGGAGAAGAGAGAGTTGAAGAAATAGAGATGGAATGCGACTGGAAATACGACATGTTCgcgaaaaatttagtaaaatggATTGATATGatttacgatagaaattaa